Proteins encoded together in one Xiphophorus maculatus strain JP 163 A chromosome 13, X_maculatus-5.0-male, whole genome shotgun sequence window:
- the jtb gene encoding protein JTB isoform X2, whose product MESNCRIPVACCRPRILLLHALFWGLVSLRVFGAALLSEEKTTVKPVVAPCWLLENFVVLEECNRCTDFNAKTQTVCRETGYVELVNCTKTSRQEYKSCRSALMEDHLFWKFEAAMLALTVVFAVLVVIRQRWLDRLASEKVRRQIESI is encoded by the exons ATGGAGAGCAACTGCCGGATCCCAGTCGCCTGCTGTCGGCCTCGGATCCTCCTGCTCCACGCTCTGTTCTGGGGTCTCGTCTCGCTCAG AGTGTTCGGAGCGGCGCTGCTGAGCGAGGAGAAGACGACAG TGAAGCCTgttgtcgccccctgctggctgctgGAGAACTTTGTGGTGCTGGAGGAATGCAACCGCTGCACCGACTTTAACGCT aagACGCAGACGGTTTGCAGAGAGACGGGATACGTGGAGCTGGTGAACTGCACCAAGACCAGCAGACAGGAGTACAAGAG ctGTCGCTCCGCCCTGATGGAGGACCATCTCTTCTGGAAGTTTGAGGCGGCCATGTTGGCTCTGACGGTCGTCTTCGCCGTCCTGGTGGTCATCCGCCAGCGCTGGCTGGATCGCCTTGCCTCTGAGAAGGTCCGCCGACAGATCGAGTCCATCTAG
- the glmp gene encoding glycosylated lysosomal membrane protein: protein MSAAGIGRVFVILVVCVFSSCESLFIGGDSYKRELTVKLYPNTTPSGGELLHVRAVGGNDTLHFLFCSQGAPTLLIVHTNSSSSTVKVNWPEFLARNTSGSLTVEPQSSVLYSTAVVFSRLLEYDDENDTAEAKSNFFPAYELKDFIWTRMNLSDSTATLCGSPPRPGNGSLCLQLSVFGSEGRVDLEPRLLHSANSSQLEVWLNGLPPRSNTSRFMLELEAVGGAYPLNKVEVRKFIDDEYTPSIFQVSLWVSSPNNGSDILGFVQWKPVAYRTSRPSLEDATPCRNSDPRQQSGNSTSASSALIKGFYSDPAAMGMNVSFGIAGEPYYNSTMFLSWTMLVGVGSPPIDSFSPLVIGILTAGLGIPIVLLLGGGVFVFIAKKRESSGAGYEPIN from the exons ATGTCGGCTGCAGGGATCGGCCGGGTTTTCGTGATTTTAGTCGTTTGTGTTTTTAGTTCGTGTGAAAGTTTGTTCATCGGAGGAGATTCTTACAAAAGAGAG CTTACTGTGAAGTTGTACCCGAACACGACGCCCTCTGGCGGTGAGCTCCTTCACGTGAGAGCTGTGGGCGGAAACGACACAttgcacttcctgttctgcagCCAAGGGGCGCCAACATTGCTGATCGTTCACACCAACTCTTCTTCCTCTACTGTCAAG gtgaACTGGCCTGAGTTTTTGGCTCGTAATACCAGCGGCAGCCTGACAGTGGAGCCGCAGAGCAGCGTCCTGTACAGCACCGCCGTTGTCTTTagccgg cTGTTGGAGTACGATGATGAAAACGACACAGCCGAGGCAAAATCCAACTTCTTCCCCGCCTACGAGCTGAAGGACTTCATCTGGACTCGGATGAACCTGTCCGATTCCACCGCGACGCTGTGCGGGTCTCCCCCACGGCCCGGCAATGGGTCGCTTTGCCTGCAG ttgtCTGTGTTTGGCTCAGAGGGGCGTGTTGACCTTGAGCCCCGCCTCCTCCATTCTGCTAACTCCTCCCAGTTGGAGGTGTGGCTTAACGGCCTGCCGCCCCGATCCAATACGTCCAGGTTCATGTTGGAGCTGGAAGCGGTGGGCGGGGCTTATCCACTGAACAAAGTGGAAGTTCGAAAGTTCATCGACGACGAGTACACACCTTCAATATTCCAG GTGTCTCTGTGGGTGTCTTCACCGAACAACGGCTCGGACATCCTGGGTTTCGTCCAGTGGAAGCCAGTGGCGTACCGGACGTCCCGTCCGAGCCTGGAGGACGCAACGCCGTGCCGTAACTCCGATCCACGGCAGCAGAGCGGGAACTCGACGTCTGCTTCATCGGCTCTGATTAAAGGTTTTTACTCCGACCCAGCAGCCATGGGGATGAACGTTAGCTTCGGCATAGCTGGAGAACCTTACTACAACAGCACCATGTTCCTCAGCTG GACGATGCTGGTGGGCGTCGGCTCCCCTCCGATTGACTCGTTCTCCCCGCTGGTGATCGGCATCTTAACGGCTGGTCTGGGGATTCCCATCGTCCTCCTGCTGGGGGGCGGAGTCTTCGTCTTCATAGCGAAGAAGCGGGAATCCTCAGGAGCGGGCTACGAGCCAATCAACTGA
- the jtb gene encoding protein JTB isoform X1: MESNCRIPVACCRPRILLLHALFWGLVSLRVFGAALLSEEKTTAVKPVVAPCWLLENFVVLEECNRCTDFNAKTQTVCRETGYVELVNCTKTSRQEYKSCRSALMEDHLFWKFEAAMLALTVVFAVLVVIRQRWLDRLASEKVRRQIESI, from the exons ATGGAGAGCAACTGCCGGATCCCAGTCGCCTGCTGTCGGCCTCGGATCCTCCTGCTCCACGCTCTGTTCTGGGGTCTCGTCTCGCTCAG AGTGTTCGGAGCGGCGCTGCTGAGCGAGGAGAAGACGACAG CAGTGAAGCCTgttgtcgccccctgctggctgctgGAGAACTTTGTGGTGCTGGAGGAATGCAACCGCTGCACCGACTTTAACGCT aagACGCAGACGGTTTGCAGAGAGACGGGATACGTGGAGCTGGTGAACTGCACCAAGACCAGCAGACAGGAGTACAAGAG ctGTCGCTCCGCCCTGATGGAGGACCATCTCTTCTGGAAGTTTGAGGCGGCCATGTTGGCTCTGACGGTCGTCTTCGCCGTCCTGGTGGTCATCCGCCAGCGCTGGCTGGATCGCCTTGCCTCTGAGAAGGTCCGCCGACAGATCGAGTCCATCTAG